The genomic stretch CTGCTACGGGGTGGGTGTTCGTTTTCCGGACGGCAGGGAGGAAATCCTGCCGGTGATCGGCGTCTGGCAGTGGGACGCGGAGGGTTTGCCCCGGTTCCCAGCGCAGATCGAGAATACGATCGCCCACGAACTTTGCCATTCCTACACGAACCCGCTCGTGGACCGCTTCGAAGCCCAACTCCTGCCCGCCGGGACACGCATGTTCGCAGCGCGGGCCGAACAGATGCGGGCGCAGGCGTACGGCAACGCCAAGACCGTGCTCTACGAAACGCTTGTGCGGGCCTGCTGTGTCCGTTACGCACACGCACGCGGCGGCCCGTCCAGGGCGCTCCAGTCGATCGCCTACGAACACAGCCGGGGGTTCACCTGGACCGGGGCCCTCGCCCGGCTGCTCGGGGAGTACGAACGCGACCGGCAGACCTACCCCGACCTCGCAGCGTTCATGCCGCGCATCATCGCCCTGCTCGAACAGGAGACACAGAATCTTAATACCCTCGCCGTCGCAGCCCCGCGCATGGTCCAGATCCTGCCCGCGAATGGAGCGACCGACGTCGATCCGGAGCTGGCCGCGATTGTCGTGACATTCGACCGCCCGATGCAGGATCGTTCATGGTCCGTGGTGGGCGGTGGCCCCGAGTTCCCCACGATCACAGGCGAACCGTAGTACGATCCCGCCCGCCTGGTCTTTACCCTGCCCGTGCACCTGGAAGCTGGCCGCACCTACCGGTTCTGGCTCAACCGTTCTGAGTACCAGGGCTTTCGATCGACGGAAGGCGTCCCACTCGAGAGCATCGAGGTGACTTTCCGCACCCGCCCAAAGTAACCTTTCCGGGGAATTGACCGGTCCAAGACCGGCAGGTACACTGTGGGGCTCGCGGTTGGAGTCGACCGCGAGCGCATGCCCCCCGCGCTGCGGGCGGCGCCCGGCTCACGTTTCGGAGGCAGACATGGCTCGCAAGTGCATGTTCACTGGCAAGCGCACGGTCGCCGGTCGCAGCATCGCCCGCCGCGGCAAAGCCAAGTATCTGGGCGGTGTCGGCCGCAAGACGACCGGCATCTCAAAGCGCAAGTTCAAGCCGAATATCCAGCGTGTCCGCGCGCTCTTGGACGGCAAAATCTGTCGCATCCGCGTCAGCGCCAAAGCGATCCGCATGGGCTTGGTAGTAAAGCCCGTCAAGCGCGACTGGCAGCCCGAGGCCGCCTCGGCCTAGCGGAGCGGCGCGATGCCTCCGGCGGTCGACGAGAACCAGATTCGACGCATTGCCCACCTCGCCCGGCTGCACCTGCGGCCCGACGAGGTGGCGTTGTTTGCACCACAACTGGCCGAAATCCTGGCCTATGTTGAACAGTTGGGCCAGGTGGACACCTCGGGGGTCGAGCCCTTGGCGCACCCATTGCCCCTTGTCAACGTTCTGCGGCCCGACGAGCCCACCCCACCACTGGATCCCGAGCGGGTACTGCAGAACGCACCCGCGGTGGCCCAGCGGTACTTCAAGGTGCCGCCAGTGCTCGATCCGGGTGGCGGGGCCTAGAGTGCGGCTCCGCGGAGCCAGCGAATCCTCACGGTCAAATAGGGTTGGATTTTGGTATGGGGCCAACTACGCTTAGGGAGCAGCGCCCGGGCACGCAGGCAAGCCGAACCTGCTGCGCTGCTTGCAGTGCAATGCTCCAGTTGCGCACCCGAGGACCCGTTCCATGGCCCACCGATCTTCTGCGGCCACACTTGTTCTGTTGCTAGCCGGTACCATCGGTACGGCGGCGGCCCATCCGGGACAGAGCATCGGGCTCACGATTGCAATCGATGAAGGGGCCGTTGAGTATGACATGCTGGTGTCGGCCGACTTTGCCGCCGCCCTGCTTCTCAATCACCGCATTACCGTGCGCATGCCCAGCTACGACGGCGGCCGCTACCACTTCGCCGACCGGGGCGATGAGCGCCGTATCCGCGCGGCGTTCGAGCAGATCTTCCTCGACATCAATCCCGTCACGATCGACGGTGAGCGCGTTCGGCCGGTGCTGGCCGATCTCGCCTTCATCGAACCAGCGCCCTCGGGATACCCCGGCGCAGCGTATCTCCAACCACCGGATATCCGCATCGTCCTGCGACACGAAACCCGGGGCATCCCCAAGACTGTGGCGATGGTTTGGGAAGTTTTTCCGCAGGACCCCATGCGCCAGGCCTTTGGCATGTCCCCCAATGTCGAAGTGGTGGCAGAACTCGACGCACTCGATGAAAACCGGCTGATCGTCCTCTCCGAGGATGAGCCGGAATTCACCTGGCACGCACCGCTGACCAAACCCGTCGAGCGCGTCGGCCCGGTCCTGGCCGCAGCCCCGGCGACGCGCCCGCAACTGCCGCTGCTCTCGGTAATGCTGGTGGTGGGCTGGGGCCTGGCGCTCGTCACCCTGTTCACAACTCGCGCGTGGCCAGCCGCCCGGCGCCCGGCCGCATGGCTCTCCGTCGTGCCGCTGGGGGCAGCTTTCGCTTTGCAGGGGGTGTGGGTGCAGCCACTGCCGTGGTCCCAGGCCGGTACAGCGCCGCAGCCCGATGCGGCAGCCGACATCTTTGCCGCCCTGCACCGAAACGTATACCGGGCCTTTGACTACAAGACCGAGAGCGATGTCTACGATGTGCTCGCACAGAGCGTGACGGGCGACCTGTTGGATCGCGTCTACAACGAGGTCTTTCAGAGTCTGATTCTGCGCGACCAGGGCGGCGCCGTGGCGCGCATCCGAGCCGTCGAGATTCTCGACAGCGAGGTGGTCTCAACAGGCGTCGCGGCCGACGCGGGACTACCCATGTTCCAGGTGGCCGCGCGCTGGCGTGTGCAGGGTGCGGTCTATCACTGGGGACACGTGCACCAGCGCACCAATGAGTACCACGCCGTGTACAGCGTGATCGAGCAGGGCAACGCGTGGAAAATCGCCGGTGTGGACATGCGCGAGCAGCGCCGCATCGTGATGGAGGGTGATGATCCGGTGCTGGGCCCGTCGCGTGACACGGGCGGGGCTTCATGATCACAATCGCGGATCTGCAATTCCGCTACCCGCGCGGGGGCTTTGGTCTCGATGTGCCGGCGCTGGAGATCGCGGCCGGCCAGAAAGCCGCGCTGATTGGCCCCAGCGGGGCCGGCAAGACTACGCTGATCTCCCTGATCGCCGGCGTGCTCGCTCCGCACCGCGGTACGATCCGTCTCGGGGACTTCGAATTGACCCGCGTCGGTGACGCCGCCCGCCGAAATTTTCGCATCGCGCAGATCGGCTTCGTCTTCCAGGAGTTCGAACTGCTGGAATACCTCAACGTCCGCGACAATATTCTGCTGCCCTACTACCTCAACGCCACGCTCCAGCTCACCGCCGCCGTACGCGGCCGGGCGGAGCAATTGGCCGGCGGCATGGGACTGGGCGACAAGTTGCGCCGCCTGCCGCGGACATTGTCACAGGGCGAACGGCAGCGCGTGGCGATCTGCCGCGCCCTGATCGCGGAACCGGGCCTGCTGATTGCGGACGAGCCCACCGGCAACCTCGACCCCCACAACGCCGACACGATTCTGAGTCTGCTGCTCGAGCAGGCCCAGGTCCACGGTGCCACCCTGCTCATGGTGACGCACAACCACGCGCTCTTGAACCGATTCGACCGCGTGCTCGACATCGCCACCTTCACCCGGAGGATGTCGGCATGAGGCGCAGTCTGTACCTCGCGTGGCGTTACATCGCCTATCACCGCATCAAGACTGGCATCCTGATCATCTGCCTGACGCTCACACTCGTCCTCCCGCTCTCGGCCCACCTGTTGATCCGCTACTACGACCAGGTGTTACGGGCCCGCGCCGCAGCGACACCACGCGTGGTCGGTGCCCCAGGCAACCGCTTTGATCTCGTGCTCAAGACGCTTTACTTCCAGGGCGCCACGCTTGACCCCGTCTACTGGTCCGAAGTCGAGGAACTCTGGGAGAGCGGCATGGCCACCCCGATCCCCCTCGAACTCAGCTATACCGCCCGCGGCTTTCCCATCGTCGGGACGACGTTCGAGTACTTCGAGTTCCGCGCCCTGGCCCCCGCGCAGGGCACGTTGCCCGCACGCATCGGCCATTGCGTGCTGGGCGCCCAGGTCGCCGCCCAACTCGGCCTCGGCCCGGGCGACACCCTCATGTCCGATCAGAAAGCCCTCTACGACATCACCCAGACGTATCCGCTGCTGATGGACGTTTGTGGTGTGCTCGCACCAACAGGTACGGCCGACGACCGCGCCGTGTTTGTCGACGTGAAGACGACATGGATCATCGCCGGCATCAGCCACGGACACGAAGACGTGACCGCCCTCGACGATCCGAACCTGATCGTCGCCCGCGATGAACGCGAGGTCGTCACGAACACATCGATCTACGAGTTCACCCGCATCACGCCGGAGAACATCCACACGTTCCACACCCATGCGCCGCCTTCGCAACTGCCCTTGTCTGCCGTCATCGTGCTGCCGGATGGACTGCCGAACGATACCAAGGCAGCTACCATCCTGGGCGCACGCTACAACCATGATCCGTTGCGCCGTGCCCGCATGCTCGACCCGGCCGAAGTCGTGCGTGAATTGATGGAGCGCGTGGTCGAGATTCAGCGGGTCTTCAACGCCTGTTTCGCACTCGTGGCCGTTTCAACCGGCCTATTCCTCGTGCTGGTGGTGCTACTGTCGCAGCGGCTACGGCAGCGCGAGATGGAGACGATGTACCGGCTGGGCTGTGCACGGGCGATGACATTTCGCCTGC from Phycisphaerales bacterium encodes the following:
- a CDS encoding ABC transporter ATP-binding protein, translating into MITIADLQFRYPRGGFGLDVPALEIAAGQKAALIGPSGAGKTTLISLIAGVLAPHRGTIRLGDFELTRVGDAARRNFRIAQIGFVFQEFELLEYLNVRDNILLPYYLNATLQLTAAVRGRAEQLAGGMGLGDKLRRLPRTLSQGERQRVAICRALIAEPGLLIADEPTGNLDPHNADTILSLLLEQAQVHGATLLMVTHNHALLNRFDRVLDIATFTRRMSA
- a CDS encoding DUF4932 domain-containing protein, translated to MATRRANVLLALFAWAAVSAPGDEPAPATAPDPRITAKVDARVELLSIVFRLAGNPEYNDKAAHSPYAERVERRFAPQREHPVVHLARKLRNQNGVSYDAVMSMAVHLTDTLELDERIPFDSPPDRLDQRWSTADARKFLVAARDFVQVTGFTDFLEEERNFYAQASARMNTRLAEFSLLPWFENYFGARPKAEFHLYLGLLNGGSCYGVGVRFPDGREEILPVIGVWQWDAEGLPRFPAQIENTIAHELCHSYTNPLVDRFEAQLLPAGTRMFAARAEQMRAQAYGNAKTVLYETLVRACCVRYAHARGGPSRALQSIAYEHSRGFTWTGALARLLGEYERDRQTYPDLAAFMPRIIALLEQETQNLNTLAVAAPRMVQILPANGATDVDPELAAIVVTFDRPMQDRSWSVVGGGPEFPTITGEP
- the gatC gene encoding Asp-tRNA(Asn)/Glu-tRNA(Gln) amidotransferase subunit GatC; amino-acid sequence: MPPAVDENQIRRIAHLARLHLRPDEVALFAPQLAEILAYVEQLGQVDTSGVEPLAHPLPLVNVLRPDEPTPPLDPERVLQNAPAVAQRYFKVPPVLDPGGGA
- the rpmB gene encoding 50S ribosomal protein L28, yielding MARKCMFTGKRTVAGRSIARRGKAKYLGGVGRKTTGISKRKFKPNIQRVRALLDGKICRIRVSAKAIRMGLVVKPVKRDWQPEAASA